In Mangifera indica cultivar Alphonso chromosome 7, CATAS_Mindica_2.1, whole genome shotgun sequence, the genomic window CAGTTTCACTCATGGATTTTGACAAACCATGCTAGCATAATGTTTCTAGTGGATTCTTACAAATCAAACTGAAGCAAGGCAAAGGAGGAGATAAGTCCAAAAACTCATAGAAgcataacttaaaattaaaaaaataaaaggtaaagcagaaattttaatttaaaaaaatggttgaaaaaaattataaatggcagattctttttttttcccatacACGATGGGCACACCAATGGAAGAAATTCTGGTAGTAAATAATCAAGTTATCCCCTACACATCTTAATATCTGTAGAAGTTGCAAACAGTGATATCATAATAGATGCGGGAGAAGAAACTCACAAGGCTACCAAAACCAATATAGATAGGCTTTTTACCCTCTTCTAGCCATTTCACAAGTGGATCTGGAGGTTGATAACTTGAAGCAAGATCAAGAAAGCAAAACCCCACTACATCAATCTTAGGTCCCCAGTCTGCAGAGCATGTCAAAAAGATAGACCAGATTCAACATCCATCTAATAGCAAAAAATCAAGCATGGAAAAATAATTTGGAAAGATAAACATCAAATCCATGGCATGCCAATTACTATGTACAAAATGTGAGAGAGCAAGAGATAAGAATGCAATGTTTATATGTTCTGTGTAAGTACTATAATAACCTCTTGGTTTCGGAACAAGCTGAGGACTCCAAATGTACCCATAAGGCACATCCTGGGGAGAGCCCCAGGATCCACTTAAGTATGTAACAGGTCTTAGCTTCAGCTTCTTCTTCCTAAACTCATTAATCATGTCTCGTATTCCAAGCCATATTAGTGCATCAACAATTTGATATGAAAGCTGCAGCAAAAACCATGATTTTGGACGTTGAGTTAGATATAAACCAAAGCAataacattattaatatataaggCTGCTGTGGTATTTATAGGAGGGTTCTAGGGAAGAATGTGAAACAATATAACAAGATATGCAATCAGATGAAGGGAGAGCAGTAGACTTTTGAAGCTTATGGCATGTAAACAGTTTAGCTTAAATGGCTTGAAAGAAGCAAAGATCCCTACTGCAAAACTCAAATcagtcaaaattttaatttagagaaTAAGAAAAGAAGTTTAAATAAGGAAactaaaggaaaagaaatctAGAGAGAAGGAAATAATATGTTACAACTCATTACATAAATTTTTGATGAAGTTAATTTTGGAAACTCTCacaaaatgaaaagagaaactgaattttgcattttcaaaaatattgtaTTTCAAAAGCAATTATATGAGtaccaaaaaatgaaaatacaactggaACTAGTATCCCAAAAAGACTGCAAAAACTTTTGTGGGTTTTGAGCTGCTTGTTTactaaaaaatctttaaaaacaTTTCAAAGTCAGCTATTAATTTGAAAGTAGTGCTTGGAGAGTAAAATTTGTGTATTTGCAATGAAAGACATGACTTGTTCTTTAATCTACTTTTCTATTGCTGTAAAAGTAAAAGGTTTAATTAAAACCTTAGCTTTATTATACTTCATGGATTCTTCATTTATAGCGTACTCTATGACAGGTTAGGTTTAAAGCCTGTGTTATAGCCCAATGTTATGAACACCAGACCAGTTCAACCGGGCCTGGAGGAATGTCCAGTCTGGTTGAGTGGTTAAATGGTTTTAGACATTAAACCACTTTGAACTGCAGTTCAATTGGGGTTTACCGTGCCAGTTCACAGTTAAACCACCAATTTTACCATGGCTCATGGGTATGCTTATGTCAGTAAGGCATATACTGAAGTCAGCATGACATCATGCTGATGCCAGCGTATTTgcaaaaatttttgtaaatgCTGGGACTCTACCAGAGTGAATCACCATCAGATGATAATCGAAGTtgtgatatattataaatttattttttatttaaataggGTCATCCCAGTTCGACCGCCAGTCCACCCGGTCGAACCAAGCCTTCGCCAAGGTCAAGACCCTgtctaattattaaaacattgttatagACGCTAACATTTGtagtttttaaaccaaattctgAAATCAAAAGGgaaattaataacaataatagttGCATAGACTCACTCTATAAGCAACCTGTTGCCTAACACGAGACAAAGGATGGGGAAATTCACTAGTAGGCCTGACAAAAAAAGATGAATGttatattcaatcaaatcaaatcaaaaactAAATTGGAAGCAGAAGCCATGCACAGTTCATACTAACaaagattaacaaaaattaacaaaaaaacatgGTAAAAGACGAATGTCCATAACTGATTATGTCCAATATATATGTGCAAGAAATGGATGATGCTTGCAGAATCCCAAAAGAGAAAAGAACATGCAGCATTAAGATTGCCCAAGCAACACTTACGTCCATGGCATTGTGAAAATTATATGAAGGGGTACTTTTAGTGCCTCAGCAACATGTGTATGCCCTGAAAAAATTTTGTGCATTTCAACTGtgttaattcaaacaagatatatACAGCATAAATGGAATGGTAATATTCAAAGCAAATATTCTTAGTCTATGTTCCTATCATATACCGGTACACAggaatacacacacacacacacacgatCCTTCCCTTGGAATACCTAATTATAAAAAGATAGTAACAAgagtaaacaaataaaaaagagatgGAGAGATCTAACCATATGCTGGAGGATTGGCAATAATAGCATCTGGTTTAAATGGCACTTTCGATTCAGGATCAGGTTCCTTGCATGCAGGaagcaaagagaaaataatttcCTTCATCTGATTCCGCTGAATATGAATTTCTGAGGGTCCTGATGGCAAGAAGCCTTTATTTTTTACCATATCTGCAGAAAACATAGTAATGAACCCATAgtatatatcaaattcaaagaCTTTTGAGGAGGATAAAGGGAGGGTCATCCAGGGATATGTTTAGTTTATCATAGCAGATTTGGCAGCCGCAATCCTCATCAATTTAAGATCCAACTAATTCAATCAGAAACCAAATCAGAGATCATCAATTACACAAAAcataaagggaaaataaaaatacagtAGATGCTAActaagaaaaaaggaaagaaagaaagataagtAGATATACAGTCATCACACAAAATTCTTATGAAATTTAGTTTGTCATACAAACAGCACGAAATTTTCATGAAATGATACACCAGATATCATTTAACAGTcctttacaaaatttaaacttcGCAAACTCTGAAAATACTTCACAATCCTTTATGGTTTTACTCAAACTATTTCATCACTTGAACATAAAAATAAGGGATAGCACCCATTtatacaagaaaagaaattcaacTCCTCTTAGAAGTGATAAAGGGATCAAGGAAATTTACACAGTAGCAACTACATTACCAAtgaccagaaaaaaaaaaaaaccaagtaaaatcataaaaacaagGAAAGGATGACAAAGTACTAAAACAAGATTGGACACTCACATCCAGCAAGAACTTTTGGATCTCCTCCTAAAGGGAAAAACTCCAACCCAGCACTCAAGACGAAGTCTTTGAAATTTGAGTGAGTTGCTAGTCTAACTCTATGGCCATCTTCCTGCACATAAATATTCACCTACATAAATTCATATGCTTCAGGCTATAGGTCTAAGAGCACCTCTTTAGAACTATATCCAGTCAACCCATCTCAAGAAGAGGGAGCAGTTCAATAAATACAGCAAACACAAAAAAGAGAACTAGACAAGCACACACACACAGCAGATCAAGAaccatattaatgaaaaaaacataaaaaccagACCATGCTATAACCTGTAAGCGTTTTCCAATCGCAGCAAATGGCTGTACATCTCCACGAGTTCCAACAATAAGCATTACTATTTGCAATGGACGTATATCATGTATGGCTGTGGCTTCAGCAGTTTCTTTGACAGAAGATCCATCATCAACAACTCCAGCTCCAAAATCAAGGTTTTCTGGTTTAATATCTCCTGGAACTTCAAATTGTACAGTCCCATCAGTTTTGACAGTAGCAAGTTGTTTCATACATTTTAGCTGcagatttaatttcaattaaaagtCAATGTCCAATTTCACACAATAAAGATAAAGAAGTTAACATGTCAATACAAAAAGCAGCAAATGTCCGATGAATCAAAACGCGAACAAGAAAAGTATGAGAATTGGAAAGATAATTTAGGATACATACACCGAAGGAAGGATGAtactaataaacaaaataaataagaacaaGAAAACCCAGTAAATCACATCATCTCAACAGACCTGTTAACAAGAAGAACTAACATAGAAATAATTATGTCACTGCACATCAGTTATACCAAATCAAGGGCAATGATACATTAGATGTAGAAGCAAAGATACGCCAAATGTATACAATGCTTTAAATATAACAGATGGAAATAAATAAGCAAAAGGAACATAAACTTAAACCGAAACAATCCAGCATAAAATTAATGGAAACTGCACAGCATTTCAGCacgaaaaaaaatttaaattgcaCCTAAATAAACCACTActtagaaagtatcaaatattATGGTCAAAATGGCCCATCTATATCATAATCCAAAGAGAGGTGCTTATGCACTTTACCAGCAAACCTAGGtacaaaaattaaactaatacaGATGCTCCTTAAATGGAGGAGTCTATTGATTTTTAAACAACTAATTAGCTTTATTCTATGACAAACCAAGggtatatttcaaataatatagtaaataaCTGTCCAAGTGTAATTCTATCTGAACATCTTTCAGAAAAATCGTCTGGTCACACACAAGCATAAAGACTTGGATTCATGCCAAAAGATACTTAATAGACTAGACTCAAAATCTCAAACTGGTGATATTATGAGGACATCCTAAACTAtcatcattatttaattataagagaaAAGTAAAGCAAAAGTTAAAATTGTATTCTCATCTATTTCTCGTAAGTGCTAAAAATGATGTTTAAATATCTATCCCATTGTTTTTCATAACTTTCAAACATTACAtcatttaaaagaatataaattaatcacatacagaaaataaattgtacaaCCCTGTAAACATTCAATCATAACTTAAAACAACtaacacaaacaaaaatgataagGAGTTGAACCTTTTCCTTGAAAGGAACTTTAGCATCAAACAGTTTGGCTGCTAATGTAGCTGATTTACGATTATTTCCAATTTTCACAGGTTTTACAACCTCAGTGGAACTCAAAACTGGCTTTTCAGCAGTAGATGTGGAAACCTGCTTTTCAGCAGTGGATGTCAAAACCGGCTTCCCAGCACTAGATGTCAAAGCACCAACAGAACGAATTTGCCCTgcgaaaaatataaaacataagaCATTCAAAAATCAACAAGACATAATATCCAGATCCCACACAAGcacccaaaaaatatatatatacatatgaataaCATTATAGACCCTCTGTCTATTTCATCATACCTAACATCCCAACATTTTAGATATGTATATTAGGGTGAAACAAAGGTTTCtagtttgaataatttcttccaCACATTATACTCATCCAAGAGAATTTAAACACATATATTACATCAATTTAAGGTAATTCAACCTATAcaaaaggaaatgaataaaaagggggggggggggggggtgggggagAGGAAAAGAAATACAATATTACAATAATTCTTTTCCTAATCCAGTAACTCAATCAAAACTCAAAACTTTCTAAACATTAAATGAATCACAACTTCTACTTCCAAAACTAGAAATAAGCCAAATCTTCCAACACTCTCCCTCAAGCTAATGAATGATGTCAGTCATTCACAGGTTGCATATCAATGATACAAAACCTAGTTTTAGCATGGCTTTGGTCAAAATGTCTACTTCTTTTGTGGATGGAATGTATAATAGCTTGATTCCTCTTTCTTCAATTTCTCTCTTgataaaatatctatttattctcaCATTTTTATTCGATCATGTCAAACAGGATTATGCACTATACTAACAGCAAATTTGTTGTCACAATAGAGAATAGTAACATTATTTacaaataactataaatcctcAAGAATTCTTTCTAATCAGATCAACTCGCAAATTTCTTGAGCAATTGCCCTAAACTCAACCTTAACACTACTTTGGGCAACCACTGACTATTATTCACCAAGTTACTAAATTACCCTATAGTTTTGTACAAAAACCTCAGGTGGAATGGCTATCTTTTGCTGAACCAGCCCAATCTGCATTAGCAAATCCAACTATTCCTCTGTTCTCACTCTTTTGAAATAGCAATCTCATACCATAAGTCCCTTTTAAGTATCTAAGAATATGCACCGCCACATTATGGTGTGTCTGAGTAGGAGAATGCATATATTGGCTTAACACACTGACAACATAGGTCTAATTGAATCAAGTAAGAGATAAATAGATCAACCTTCCTACCAACCTTTGAAATTCCCTTTATCTACTAGAGCTTCATCATTTTTACACTTCCAATTTCTATCCAAACATGTGCTCGTTAGTTTACACACTAACATAcctatttcttttttaagatcAAGAGTATACCCTCCTTTGAGAAATAAAGATCCATTCTTTGCTTCTTGCAATCTCCATGCCAAGAAAGTATTTTATAAAGCCTAggtttttaactttgaattctGCCTCAAACCGTTGTTTGAGGTTCATCATCTTTGTACTGTCATCACTTGTAAATATGATATCATCCACACAAACGATTAATATAGATTTCTTACCGTTAGGATTTTTTTTGACTCTATTGATACCTTAGTTTGGTAAGAGTTGTACTAAATATTGTGAACCACAACCTTGTTCATTGTTTTAGACCATagaatgatttatttaatttgcaaACTCTCCCAATGTTGCTTTTATCTTCAAATCTAGATGGCATCCTCATATATATTTCCTCTTCAAGTTCAGCATTCaggaaaacatttttaatatcaagATGTATGAGTTCCCAATAACTATTATAGATAACAATACATGAATATAATACAGGATCAAAAGTTTCTTCATAGTCAATTTCATAGGCTTGTGTAAAACCCTATGCTACCAACCCAGATTTGTATAGTTCAATGTCGCTATCAGCTTTGTATTTAACTATAAACACCTATTTGCAACCCACAGTCTTCTTATTTTCAGGCAAATTTACCACATTCCATGTATCGTTGTCAATCAAGGCTCTCATTTCTTTATGAACGACAACATTCAACTTTGGATCTTTCAAAGCTTCCTGAACATTCCTCGATACATTTACTCCATCAACTACTACAACAGATGCTTTGAAACTAGCAGACACTtgagaatatatcataaaattagaaattgGCTGTTTAGCGCAAGATCTCACCCCTTCTCTAAGAACAATGCAAAGATCCAAATCAGCTCTTGTCAATGGTTTCTCCTCATGACTTTTCACTGGTTCAAACTTTTGGTAGTGCTTAGGGATTGGCTCAGGTCTTTTGGagtaaatgataattaattttcgAAGATCCAATTTTGCCTCTTGACCAATCATTGGCTTGAGATAGGTACGATTTCTAGTGGTTCAAGTGACGGTTCAATCCCAATAGGTATGATTTTAGGTGGTTCAAGTGAATGTTCAATCCCATCATTAGGTCTGTGACAGAGGATTCTTGACtcaaaaagagaagagaaatcaGTATTCATATTGTAGGGTCCCAATATGAATCTTGACTTGCTTTCTCCTCCCAAAGAGGGGTATTGAGATAATAAggtttatctttaataaaagaGACATTCAAAGATAAACCACTATCCACTATAAACATACGTTTTAATGGTATAATGAACTAGTCATATGATCATATGCTCCATTATCCACTATCCAACAATTTGCATCAAGCTTTTgtaagatttaataataattaatattgatcatgataataataaagataatattCATTAGGATATTAAATGATCATAAATAATTGGGATTTGAATTCAaagattaggataatatttatataggataatattttattaggatattatttaattaggataatatttattgaattgaaGAGTTATAAGCTACATATAAAGGGGAGCCAAGATCATAAAATGGGGAGAGGAATATTGATATTTGGTATTTTGGGTAGTCTTTGGCTGCTAGGGAGGCTACAACCTTTGGGGAGGAGCTGATACCTCTTAttgtcaatattatttatataatgttcataatatttgtattatgtcCCTATCAAATTAGTATTAGAGCAGGCAAGATCTAGGCATGGCTGGGAAGAGGATGGAGAGTAAAAGTACTGATATGCAGAAGATTATAGGATGGTGATGGATAAATTTGACATCATAGAAGCCAATTTGGATTGTTTGGCTAGAGGCTTTGGATCAATGAAAGAGCACATAAAATACTTAAAAGCGTTGTCTTTCAACAATGACAACAAAGAAGAAACAATGGCAAAACTGGAGTCACCAACAATAGAGCACAAAACTCGATAATGTCCAAAACAGAAGATTAACACATTTCAACAGTGAGACAATTGATTCCAGTGAATCACAGCATTGAAACTTGAATGTGCACATATCTGTCTTGCACCTCAATCGAGGGAGGTGAAATTGGAAAAGAATGAAGAGGTTAATCTAGAAAGGGAAAAACAAATAGCAGGAGAGAAGAATTGAGTCATAGAGGACCAACCCAATCTCCCATTTAATCTACCCAAAAATCAACCCATTCCTAAAAAACAACCCAACCTAATTTGCATTGACTGCTAATCACCACTCAAGCCCACTCACTAACAACCATCAATCCAATCCACTAAACCACTCACAATCAAGCCCAAAATTAACTTATTACCCAGACCCGACCATCAGACTTGACCCAAAACCCAATTAGGTTAACCAAAAAACAACTTACCCACTAGACCAAACCATTCACTTGTCAAACCCACTTTGAGAACAAGGTTGTTTTCAAAAGGCGAGCAATGTTtggatttaataataaataataattaatattgattatgataataatgaagataggccaaaggactatttcccacccaaggtatattTTTTCTGCACATTGccacccgttaactttgaaaagcccatttacctacccatggaCTGTTAAAAAAAACTGATTCAAggacaaaatcgttattttac contains:
- the LOC123221190 gene encoding sterol 3-beta-glucosyltransferase UGT80A2-like isoform X2, whose amino-acid sequence is MENHSGNDVPVEIEIEIEGENENGANPSGQIRSVGALTSSAGKPVLTSTAEKQVSTSTAEKPVLSSTEVVKPVKIGNNRKSATLAAKLFDAKVPFKEKLKCMKQLATVKTDGTVQFEVPGDIKPENLDFGAGVVDDGSSVKETAEATAIHDIRPLQIVMLIVGTRGDVQPFAAIGKRLQEDGHRVRLATHSNFKDFVLSAGLEFFPLGGDPKVLAGYMVKNKGFLPSGPSEIHIQRNQMKEIIFSLLPACKEPDPESKVPFKPDAIIANPPAYGHTHVAEALKVPLHIIFTMPWTPTSEFPHPLSRVRQQVAYRLSYQIVDALIWLGIRDMINEFRKKKLKLRPVTYLSGSWGSPQDVPYGYIWSPQLVPKPRDWGPKIDVVGFCFLDLASSYQPPDPLVKWLEEGKKPIYIGFGSLPVQEPEKMTEIIVTALERTRQRGIINKGWGGLGNLTEPKEFVYLLDNCPHDWLFLQCSAVIHHGGAGTTAAGLKAACPTTIVPFFGDQPFWGERVHAKGLGPPPIPVEEFSLDKLVDAINFMLNDKVKECAVELAKAMETEDGVSGAVKAFYKHFPGKKSDEETETPPRHSRFCSMRQCFGYT
- the LOC123221190 gene encoding sterol 3-beta-glucosyltransferase UGT80A2-like isoform X3, which produces MENHSGNDVPVEIEIEIEGENENGANPSGQIRSVGALTSSAGKPVLTSTAEKQVSTSTAEKPVLSSTEVVKPVKIGNNRKSATLAAKLFDAKVPFKEKLKCMKQLATVKTDGTVQFEVPGDIKPENLDFGAGVVDDGSSVKETAEATAIHDIRPLQIVMLIVGTRGDVQPFAAIGKRLQVNIYVQEDGHRVRLATHSNFKDFVLSAGLEFFPLGGDPKVLAGYMVKNKGFLPSGPSEIHIQRNQMKEIIFSLLPACKEPDPESKVPFKPDAIIANPPAYGHTHVAEALKVPLHIIFTMPWTPTSEFPHPLSRVRQQVAYRLSYQIVDALIWLGIRDMINEFRKKKLKLRPVTYLSGSWGSPQDVPYGYIWSPQLVPKPRDWGPKIDVVGFCFLDLASSYQPPDPLVKWLEEGKKPIYIGFGSLPVQEPEKMTEIIVTALERTRQRGIINKGWGGLGNLTEPKEFVYLLDNCPHDWLFLQCSAVILYATGS
- the LOC123221190 gene encoding sterol 3-beta-glucosyltransferase UGT80A2-like isoform X1 — protein: MENHSGNDVPVEIEIEIEGENENGANPSGQIRSVGALTSSAGKPVLTSTAEKQVSTSTAEKPVLSSTEVVKPVKIGNNRKSATLAAKLFDAKVPFKEKLKCMKQLATVKTDGTVQFEVPGDIKPENLDFGAGVVDDGSSVKETAEATAIHDIRPLQIVMLIVGTRGDVQPFAAIGKRLQVNIYVQEDGHRVRLATHSNFKDFVLSAGLEFFPLGGDPKVLAGYMVKNKGFLPSGPSEIHIQRNQMKEIIFSLLPACKEPDPESKVPFKPDAIIANPPAYGHTHVAEALKVPLHIIFTMPWTPTSEFPHPLSRVRQQVAYRLSYQIVDALIWLGIRDMINEFRKKKLKLRPVTYLSGSWGSPQDVPYGYIWSPQLVPKPRDWGPKIDVVGFCFLDLASSYQPPDPLVKWLEEGKKPIYIGFGSLPVQEPEKMTEIIVTALERTRQRGIINKGWGGLGNLTEPKEFVYLLDNCPHDWLFLQCSAVIHHGGAGTTAAGLKAACPTTIVPFFGDQPFWGERVHAKGLGPPPIPVEEFSLDKLVDAINFMLNDKVKECAVELAKAMETEDGVSGAVKAFYKHFPGKKSDEETETPPRHSRFCSMRQCFGYT